Proteins found in one Arthrobacter sp. U41 genomic segment:
- a CDS encoding DUF998 domain-containing protein — translation MSSSGESHAPGWSRTARSRGDAADTALLSAGFLAVAVYGVGDLVSGLLYNGYSFRDQAISELSAFGSPVRPLMVTVILIHGLLMTGFGVGVWRSAHRTSLRWAGICLVASALIGFPTHTVFAMSSRWLPGGFNDIMHIALSAVFSLLVFAALVLSATAYPGWFRLYAIATLLVVAGFGAAASFAIQGIAQNVTPWAGGFERINAYTYFAWIVVLAVRTMRRPAQIV, via the coding sequence ATGAGCTCCTCAGGAGAATCCCACGCACCGGGCTGGTCCCGCACGGCCCGTTCGCGCGGGGACGCTGCCGATACGGCCCTGCTTTCCGCAGGTTTCCTCGCTGTTGCGGTCTATGGCGTCGGAGACCTCGTCTCCGGCCTGCTGTACAACGGGTACAGCTTTAGGGACCAGGCGATCAGCGAACTGAGTGCTTTCGGCTCTCCGGTGCGCCCGCTGATGGTCACCGTCATCCTCATTCACGGGCTGCTAATGACCGGCTTCGGTGTGGGTGTCTGGCGGTCGGCCCACCGGACAAGCCTCCGTTGGGCCGGAATTTGCCTGGTTGCCTCCGCGCTCATCGGCTTTCCGACCCACACGGTGTTCGCAATGAGCTCCCGGTGGCTTCCCGGCGGGTTCAACGACATCATGCACATCGCTTTATCAGCCGTCTTCAGCCTCCTGGTTTTCGCGGCGCTCGTGCTGTCAGCTACCGCCTACCCGGGATGGTTCCGGCTGTATGCGATCGCGACCCTTCTGGTTGTCGCAGGATTCGGAGCCGCAGCATCGTTCGCCATCCAAGGCATCGCGCAAAACGTGACACCCTGGGCTGGCGGCTTCGAACGAATCAACGCCTACACGTACTTCGCCTGGATCGTCGTGCTCGCCGTCAGGACGATGCGGCGGCCCGCTCAGATCGTGTAG
- a CDS encoding sulfate adenylyltransferase subunit 1, which translates to MSAEIDTARAAALLDEAPLAHRFLSATLFRFATAGSVDDGKSTLVGRLLHDSKAILADQLDAVARTSADRGFGGSGATGTQAIDLALLTDGLRAEREQGITIDVAYRYFATDRRSFILADCPGHVQYTKNTVTGASTADAVVVLIDARKGVLEQTRRHLSVLQLLRVAHVIVAVNKIDLVDFSEAVFRDIEADVQKVGRELGLGRDDSNTGGIADLFVIPVSALDGDNVVDRSERTPWYDGPALLEVLETLPAADELESHLESFRFPVQLVIRPQGALAPDAVAGGLDVAGYRDYRAYAGQITEGSVKLGDQVSVLTPGQAPRTTTVTGIDFAGRRLTEAVAPQSVALRLADEFDVARGDTIAAAGTIREASADLYASLCWLSPKPLREGAKVLVKHGTRTVQALVRNVTGKLDLANFQLEPTTSLELNDIGHAQLRLAAPLPLENYLHHRRTGAFLVIDPLDGNTLAAGLVNDHPGDHEDERYSI; encoded by the coding sequence ATGAGCGCTGAAATCGACACCGCCCGCGCGGCCGCCCTGCTCGACGAGGCCCCCCTCGCACACCGCTTTTTGTCTGCGACTCTATTTCGTTTCGCGACCGCCGGATCGGTCGACGACGGCAAGTCCACGCTGGTGGGCCGGCTGCTGCACGACTCCAAGGCGATCCTCGCCGACCAGCTCGACGCCGTCGCCCGCACCTCCGCGGACCGCGGTTTCGGCGGCTCAGGCGCCACCGGCACCCAGGCGATCGACCTCGCCCTGCTCACCGACGGCCTGCGCGCCGAGCGGGAACAGGGCATCACCATCGACGTCGCCTACCGCTACTTCGCCACGGACCGCCGCAGCTTCATCCTCGCGGACTGCCCCGGCCACGTGCAGTACACCAAGAACACGGTGACCGGCGCGTCCACCGCGGACGCCGTCGTCGTGCTTATTGATGCCCGCAAGGGTGTCCTCGAGCAGACCCGCCGGCACCTCTCCGTGCTGCAGCTGCTGCGGGTGGCGCACGTGATCGTGGCCGTGAACAAGATCGACCTCGTGGACTTCAGCGAGGCCGTGTTCCGCGACATCGAAGCCGACGTGCAGAAGGTGGGCCGCGAGCTTGGACTGGGCCGTGACGATTCAAATACAGGCGGCATCGCTGATCTCTTCGTGATTCCGGTCTCCGCGCTCGACGGCGACAACGTCGTGGACCGCTCGGAGCGCACGCCCTGGTACGACGGCCCGGCCCTGCTTGAGGTCCTCGAGACGCTGCCGGCCGCGGACGAACTCGAAAGCCACCTGGAGAGCTTCCGGTTCCCCGTGCAGCTCGTCATCCGGCCGCAGGGCGCGCTGGCTCCCGACGCCGTCGCCGGCGGACTCGACGTCGCAGGCTACCGCGACTACCGCGCCTACGCCGGCCAGATCACCGAGGGTTCGGTGAAACTGGGGGACCAGGTCAGCGTCCTCACCCCGGGCCAGGCCCCGCGCACCACCACGGTGACCGGCATCGACTTCGCGGGACGGCGGCTCACCGAGGCCGTGGCCCCGCAGTCCGTGGCGCTGCGCCTCGCGGATGAGTTCGACGTCGCCCGCGGCGACACGATCGCGGCGGCCGGAACGATCCGGGAAGCGTCGGCGGACCTCTACGCCTCGCTGTGCTGGCTCTCGCCGAAACCGCTCCGGGAGGGGGCCAAGGTGCTGGTCAAGCACGGCACGCGCACGGTCCAGGCCCTGGTCCGGAACGTGACCGGGAAGCTGGACCTTGCCAACTTCCAGCTGGAGCCCACCACCAGCCTGGAGCTGAACGACATTGGACATGCCCAGCTGCGGCTCGCCGCGCCGCTGCCGCTGGAGAACTACCTGCACCACCGCCGCACCGGGGCGTTCCTCGTGATCGACCCGCTGGACGGCAACACCCTGGCCGCCGGGCTCGTCAACGACCACCCCGGCGATCACGAGGACGAGCGCTACTCGATCTGA
- the cysD gene encoding sulfate adenylyltransferase subunit CysD: protein MSTQINEDRATGVSAPARLSSLDTLESEAIHIIREVVAEFEKPALLFSGGKDSVVMLHLATKAFWPGRVPFPVLHVDTGHNFPEVIEFRDRTVERLGLKLVVGSVQEFIDSGELAERADGTRNPLQTVPLLDAIQRNKFDAVFGGGRRDEDKARAKERILSLRDEFGQWDPRNQRPELWNLYNGRHTVGQHVRAFPISNWTELDVWRYIERENIDLPGLYYAHDREVFARDGMWRAVGEVSQPRDTEQVITKTVRYRTVGDMSCTGAVESAAATVRDVVIEVAASTITERGATRADDRISEAAMEDRKKDGYF, encoded by the coding sequence ATGAGCACTCAAATCAACGAGGACCGGGCAACCGGCGTCTCAGCCCCGGCCCGCCTGTCGTCTTTGGACACCCTCGAATCCGAGGCGATCCACATCATCCGCGAGGTCGTCGCCGAGTTCGAGAAGCCGGCGCTGCTCTTTTCCGGCGGCAAGGATTCCGTGGTGATGCTGCACCTGGCGACCAAGGCGTTCTGGCCCGGCAGGGTGCCGTTCCCGGTGCTGCACGTGGACACCGGGCACAACTTCCCCGAGGTCATCGAGTTCCGCGACCGGACCGTGGAGCGGCTGGGCCTCAAGCTCGTCGTCGGCAGTGTCCAGGAGTTCATTGATTCCGGCGAGCTGGCCGAGCGTGCCGACGGCACCCGGAACCCGCTGCAGACCGTCCCGCTGCTGGACGCGATCCAGCGCAACAAGTTCGACGCCGTCTTCGGCGGCGGCCGCCGCGACGAGGACAAGGCCCGGGCCAAGGAACGGATCCTGAGCCTGCGCGACGAGTTCGGCCAGTGGGACCCGCGCAACCAGCGGCCCGAGCTGTGGAACCTCTACAACGGCCGGCACACCGTGGGCCAGCACGTCCGCGCGTTCCCGATCAGCAACTGGACCGAACTCGACGTCTGGCGCTACATCGAGCGCGAAAACATCGACCTGCCCGGCCTCTACTACGCCCACGACCGCGAGGTCTTCGCCCGCGACGGGATGTGGCGCGCGGTCGGCGAGGTTTCCCAGCCCCGCGACACCGAGCAGGTCATCACCAAAACCGTGCGCTACCGGACCGTCGGCGACATGTCCTGCACCGGCGCCGTGGAATCGGCCGCCGCCACCGTGCGCGACGTCGTGATCGAAGTTGCCGCCTCCACCATCACCGAACGTGGCGCCACCCGGGCGGATGACCGCATTTCCGAGGCCGCCATGGAAGACCGCAAGAAGGATGGCTATTTCTAA
- a CDS encoding phosphoadenylyl-sulfate reductase encodes MAEDAAPQEAAAVVAPVLRTHDELKVIAEAGAAELGWDAPAREVIAWVARNFELPAVAVACSMADAVLPALVADQLPGVDVLFLETGYHFPETHATRNEVAASLHVNGVDVLPENTVEQQDRLLGKDLFARDAAQCCALRKVAPLRRTLAGYELWFTGVRRDESPTRTNTPLVTWDETNGLVKVNPVAAWSFDQLVQYSEDNLLPVNPLLSQGYPSIGCQPCTRKVAPGDDPRAGRWAGTDKTECGLHV; translated from the coding sequence GTGGCTGAGGACGCAGCTCCCCAGGAAGCGGCCGCCGTGGTCGCCCCCGTCCTCCGCACCCACGACGAGCTCAAAGTCATCGCCGAAGCCGGCGCCGCCGAGCTCGGCTGGGACGCCCCGGCCCGCGAGGTGATCGCCTGGGTGGCGCGCAACTTCGAGCTGCCCGCCGTCGCCGTCGCCTGCTCCATGGCCGACGCCGTCCTCCCCGCGCTCGTCGCGGACCAGCTGCCCGGCGTCGACGTGCTCTTCCTGGAGACCGGCTACCACTTCCCGGAAACCCACGCCACGCGCAACGAAGTCGCCGCGAGTTTGCACGTCAACGGCGTCGACGTGCTGCCGGAGAACACCGTGGAGCAGCAGGACCGGCTGCTCGGCAAGGACCTCTTTGCCCGCGACGCCGCCCAGTGCTGCGCGCTGCGCAAGGTGGCCCCGCTGCGCCGCACCCTCGCCGGCTACGAACTCTGGTTCACCGGTGTCCGCCGCGACGAGTCGCCCACCCGCACCAACACCCCGCTGGTGACCTGGGATGAAACCAACGGCCTGGTCAAGGTCAACCCGGTCGCGGCCTGGAGCTTCGACCAGCTGGTGCAGTACTCCGAGGACAACCTCCTCCCCGTCAACCCGCTGCTTTCACAGGGCTACCCGTCCATTGGCTGCCAGCCCTGCACGCGCAAGGTGGCGCCCGGCGACGACCCCCGCGCCGGACGCTGGGCAGGAACCGACAAGACAGAATGCGGACTACACGTATGA
- a CDS encoding nitrite/sulfite reductase, with product MTDTALAGASADQAAPGRTKRPTNRPAAKPHGQWKVDGTAPLNANETWKQEDNGLNVRERIESVYSKHGFDSIDGTDLHGRFRWWGLYTQRKPGIDGGKTATLEPHELEDKYFMLRVRIDGGALTTEQLRVIGQISVDFGRDSADLTDRQNIQLHWIRVEDVPEIWRRLESVDLSTTEACGDVPRVILGSPVAGIAKDEIIDPTPLIHELAERFIGDPELANLPRKFKTAITGHPSQDVVHEINDVALVGLVHPELGIGYDLWVGGALSTNPMLGKRLGAFVRPDQAADVWLGVTSIFRDYGYRRMRTKARLKFLLADWGPVKFRQVLEDEYLGYKLDDGPAAPKPSTPGDHIGVHEQKDGKFFIGATPLAGRLSGTQLVKLADTLEARGSQRLRTTPHQKLVVLDVPRDEVEPLVAELDALGLSARPSVFRRGTIACTGIEYCKLAIVETKLTAATAVAELERRLADLVETQQLPQALSLHINGCPNSCARIQTADIGLKGMMLPTPDGDPTPGFQVHLGGGLASDSREEAGLGRTVRGLKVTADDLPDYVERVVRKFVADHSEGQTFAEWAFAAEEGDLQ from the coding sequence ATGACTGATACAGCTCTAGCCGGAGCGTCTGCGGACCAGGCTGCCCCAGGCCGCACCAAGCGCCCCACCAACCGACCCGCCGCAAAGCCGCACGGGCAGTGGAAAGTGGACGGCACCGCGCCGCTGAACGCCAACGAAACCTGGAAGCAGGAAGACAACGGCCTCAACGTCCGCGAGCGTATCGAGTCCGTCTACTCCAAGCACGGCTTCGACTCGATCGACGGCACGGACCTGCACGGACGCTTCCGCTGGTGGGGCCTCTACACCCAGCGCAAGCCCGGGATCGACGGCGGCAAGACCGCCACGCTCGAGCCGCACGAGCTCGAGGACAAGTACTTCATGCTGCGCGTCAGGATCGACGGCGGTGCCCTCACCACCGAGCAGCTGCGCGTGATCGGCCAGATCTCGGTCGATTTCGGCCGCGACTCGGCCGACCTCACCGACCGGCAGAACATCCAGCTGCACTGGATCCGGGTCGAGGACGTGCCGGAAATCTGGCGCCGCCTCGAGTCGGTGGACCTGTCCACCACCGAAGCCTGCGGCGACGTGCCCCGCGTCATCCTTGGATCCCCGGTCGCCGGCATCGCCAAGGACGAGATCATCGACCCGACGCCGCTGATCCACGAGCTCGCCGAACGATTCATCGGCGACCCCGAACTGGCCAACCTGCCGCGCAAATTCAAGACCGCCATCACCGGCCACCCCAGCCAGGACGTGGTCCACGAGATCAACGACGTCGCCCTGGTGGGCCTGGTCCACCCCGAACTCGGCATCGGCTATGACCTCTGGGTCGGCGGCGCGCTCTCCACCAACCCGATGCTCGGCAAGCGCCTTGGCGCCTTCGTCCGCCCGGATCAGGCCGCGGACGTCTGGCTCGGTGTCACCAGCATCTTCCGCGACTACGGCTACCGGCGGATGCGCACCAAGGCCCGGCTGAAGTTCCTGCTGGCCGACTGGGGACCGGTGAAATTCCGCCAGGTCCTCGAGGACGAATACCTCGGCTACAAGCTCGACGACGGCCCGGCCGCGCCCAAGCCCTCCACCCCGGGCGACCACATCGGGGTGCACGAGCAGAAGGACGGCAAGTTCTTCATCGGCGCCACTCCGCTGGCTGGCCGCCTCTCCGGCACCCAGCTCGTGAAGCTGGCCGACACCCTGGAAGCCCGCGGCTCGCAGCGGCTGCGCACCACCCCGCACCAGAAGCTCGTCGTCCTCGACGTGCCCAGGGACGAGGTGGAACCGCTCGTGGCCGAGCTCGACGCGCTGGGCCTCTCCGCCCGGCCCTCGGTGTTCCGCCGCGGCACCATCGCCTGCACCGGCATCGAATACTGCAAGCTCGCCATCGTCGAAACCAAGCTCACGGCCGCCACCGCGGTCGCCGAGCTGGAACGCCGCCTCGCCGACCTCGTCGAGACCCAGCAGCTCCCGCAGGCCCTGTCGCTGCACATCAACGGCTGCCCCAACTCCTGCGCCCGGATCCAGACGGCGGACATCGGCCTCAAGGGCATGATGCTTCCCACGCCCGACGGCGACCCCACCCCGGGTTTCCAGGTCCACCTCGGCGGCGGGCTGGCGTCCGACAGCCGCGAGGAAGCGGGCCTGGGCCGAACCGTCCGCGGCCTCAAGGTCACGGCCGACGACCTTCCCGACTATGTGGAGCGCGTGGTCCGGAAGTTCGTGGCCGACCACTCCGAGGGCCAGACCTTCGCCGAGTGGGCCTTCGCCGCCGAAGAGGGTGATCTGCAGTGA
- a CDS encoding sirohydrochlorin chelatase: protein MNSPILIACAHGTSSAEGAAEVNALRDAIAALRPGLDVREAYVDVQEPELPAVVTGLPAGETAVVVPLLLSVGYHVKVDIARAVKSRPGTRAAAPLGPDPRLAALLDQRLRDAGVTDNDAVILAAAGSSDPTAAQNVEELTGQLRALRSNRIVAAYGASAKPSVPEAVAMLREEFAGGAGAGESAGAVDLGGRVVIAAYLLAPGFFHDQLGKAGADLVTAPLLPSPVLAEIALERYDAALAAGA from the coding sequence ATGAATAGCCCCATCCTGATCGCCTGCGCCCACGGCACCTCCAGCGCGGAGGGTGCCGCCGAAGTCAACGCCCTCCGGGACGCGATCGCCGCGCTGCGGCCCGGGCTCGACGTCCGTGAGGCCTACGTCGACGTCCAGGAGCCGGAGCTGCCGGCCGTCGTGACGGGCCTGCCGGCGGGGGAGACCGCCGTGGTGGTGCCGCTGCTGCTCAGCGTCGGGTACCACGTCAAGGTGGACATCGCCCGGGCGGTCAAGAGCCGGCCGGGCACCCGCGCCGCCGCTCCGCTGGGGCCCGATCCGCGGCTCGCGGCGCTGCTGGACCAGCGGCTCCGGGACGCCGGCGTGACCGACAACGACGCCGTGATCCTCGCGGCGGCCGGTTCCTCCGACCCCACCGCCGCGCAGAACGTCGAGGAACTGACAGGCCAGCTCCGCGCCCTGCGGTCCAACCGGATTGTGGCAGCCTACGGTGCGTCCGCGAAGCCGTCCGTGCCCGAGGCCGTGGCCATGCTCCGCGAGGAGTTCGCGGGCGGCGCGGGCGCGGGGGAGTCCGCCGGCGCCGTGGACCTGGGCGGCCGCGTGGTCATCGCCGCCTATCTTCTGGCCCCGGGCTTCTTCCACGACCAGCTCGGCAAGGCCGGCGCGGACCTCGTCACGGCACCCCTGCTGCCCTCGCCGGTGCTCGCCGAAATCGCGCTGGAACGCTACGACGCCGCCCTCGCGGCAGGCGCCTGA
- a CDS encoding trimeric intracellular cation channel family protein, with protein MTFSFISVLVWLDLAGVFFFAVSGSLLAARKQFDIIGSLLLASVVSLGGGVIRDIIINDGPPAAFTNPAYLAPPLLATVLVYFLFSSFQRYTSLLILFDAGGLALFCITGTLKAVSAGMNPVAAVLLGVTTAVGGGLLRDITANEVPQLFDPKDLYALPAFAGAVLTVSLSVTGTFNAVTAGAVAAVVFAFRVTAWRRQWHVPLAVRGWHRLGLDAADRGPKD; from the coding sequence ATGACTTTTTCCTTCATCAGCGTCCTGGTCTGGCTGGACCTGGCTGGCGTCTTCTTCTTCGCGGTCTCCGGGTCCCTGCTGGCGGCACGGAAGCAGTTCGACATCATCGGCTCCCTGCTGCTGGCCTCGGTGGTGAGCCTGGGCGGCGGCGTCATCCGCGACATCATCATCAACGACGGACCGCCCGCGGCCTTCACCAACCCGGCCTACCTGGCCCCGCCCCTGCTGGCCACGGTGCTGGTGTACTTCCTGTTCTCCAGCTTCCAGCGCTACACCTCGCTGCTGATCCTGTTCGACGCCGGCGGCCTGGCCCTCTTCTGCATCACCGGCACCCTCAAGGCGGTGTCCGCCGGGATGAACCCCGTGGCGGCTGTGCTCCTGGGGGTCACGACGGCGGTGGGCGGCGGCCTGCTGCGCGACATCACCGCCAATGAGGTGCCGCAACTGTTCGACCCGAAGGATCTCTACGCGCTGCCGGCGTTTGCGGGGGCGGTCCTGACCGTGAGCCTGTCCGTCACCGGCACCTTCAACGCGGTGACTGCGGGTGCCGTGGCTGCGGTCGTTTTCGCCTTCCGGGTCACGGCCTGGCGGCGGCAGTGGCACGTTCCGCTGGCGGTCCGCGGCTGGCACCGGCTCGGCCTGGACGCGGCGGATCGCGGGCCCAAGGATTAG
- a CDS encoding endonuclease domain-containing protein: MAGLADVLVHALHCLPELEALVMVQCAVGRGDISLAFLRGKLGGNRNARARAVLDLLIPRADSLLEVLANTTFRRAGLHIRRHVEIPGVGEVDFLVEDCLIVETDGGSHLEPRQVKKDRGRNNASVVAGYLVLRFGYEFVVHHPEQMLAQVLAVLEQRRRGAFHP; this comes from the coding sequence GTGGCCGGACTCGCCGATGTCCTGGTCCATGCACTCCACTGCCTCCCGGAACTCGAAGCCCTCGTCATGGTTCAGTGTGCCGTGGGGCGAGGGGACATCAGCCTGGCTTTTCTCCGCGGCAAACTCGGAGGTAACCGCAACGCCCGAGCCAGGGCGGTGCTGGATCTTCTCATTCCGCGGGCCGACTCGCTGCTCGAAGTTCTGGCCAACACAACCTTCCGCCGGGCCGGGCTGCACATCCGACGGCATGTGGAGATCCCCGGGGTGGGCGAGGTGGACTTCCTCGTTGAGGACTGCCTGATTGTGGAAACGGATGGCGGATCGCACTTGGAACCGCGGCAGGTGAAGAAGGACCGGGGGCGGAACAACGCGAGCGTCGTCGCAGGTTACCTGGTTCTCAGGTTCGGCTACGAATTCGTCGTCCACCACCCCGAGCAGATGCTCGCGCAGGTCCTTGCGGTGCTGGAGCAGCGGCGCCGGGGTGCGTTCCACCCGTGA
- a CDS encoding polyprenyl synthetase family protein, translated as MTNSADQSWTHAGHGLPSSEPDLNTTAIATGLQLPAGFAAIAGDPELGPAITTNLARVEKKLREAIANSDPLADATSRHLVEAGGKRIRPLLTLLCAHLGDASLPAVVQAAVVVELTHLATLYHDDVMDSAPFRRGAPTAHEVWGNSVAVLTGDLIFARASILVSELGSRALGIQARTFERLCLGQLHETVGPRPDEDPVEHYLSVIADKTGSLVAASGQLGAIFSGADEAYEPMLVEYGEKVGVAFQLADDVIDVTGVKVKSGKSPGTDLREGVPTLPVLLLRKKADAGDESAVELLKLIDGDLSSDEALMAAVAGLREHPVTAESWVVARSWASEAIAALAPLPDGVVKDSLTNFALAVVDRAS; from the coding sequence GTGACCAACTCTGCAGACCAAAGCTGGACGCACGCCGGACACGGCCTGCCGAGCTCTGAGCCCGACCTGAACACCACCGCGATCGCCACCGGATTGCAGCTGCCGGCCGGCTTTGCCGCGATCGCCGGGGACCCCGAACTGGGGCCCGCGATCACCACCAACCTCGCCCGCGTGGAGAAGAAGCTGCGCGAGGCCATCGCCAACTCCGACCCGCTGGCTGACGCAACGTCGCGCCACCTCGTGGAAGCCGGCGGCAAGCGCATCCGGCCGTTGCTGACCCTGCTCTGCGCCCACCTGGGCGACGCCTCCCTGCCCGCGGTGGTGCAGGCCGCGGTCGTCGTTGAACTGACCCACCTGGCGACGCTGTACCACGACGACGTGATGGATTCCGCGCCGTTCCGCCGCGGCGCCCCCACAGCGCACGAGGTCTGGGGCAACTCCGTCGCCGTCCTGACCGGCGACCTGATCTTCGCGCGAGCCTCCATCCTGGTCTCCGAACTGGGCTCCCGCGCGCTCGGCATCCAGGCCCGCACCTTTGAGCGGCTGTGCCTGGGCCAGCTGCACGAAACCGTGGGCCCGCGCCCGGACGAGGACCCGGTGGAGCACTACCTCTCGGTCATCGCGGACAAGACCGGCTCGCTGGTGGCGGCCTCCGGACAGCTCGGCGCGATCTTCTCCGGCGCCGATGAAGCCTACGAGCCGATGCTGGTCGAGTATGGCGAAAAGGTGGGCGTGGCCTTCCAGCTCGCCGACGACGTCATCGATGTCACCGGCGTCAAGGTCAAGTCCGGCAAGTCCCCGGGCACCGACCTGCGCGAAGGTGTCCCGACGCTGCCGGTGCTGCTGCTGCGCAAGAAGGCCGACGCCGGCGACGAGTCCGCCGTCGAACTCCTGAAGCTCATCGACGGCGACCTCAGCTCCGACGAGGCCCTCATGGCTGCCGTCGCCGGCCTGCGCGAGCACCCGGTCACGGCCGAGTCCTGGGTGGTGGCCCGGTCCTGGGCCAGCGAGGCGATTGCCGCGCTCGCGCCGCTGCCCGACGGTGTGGTGAAGGACTCGCTGACCAACTTCGCGCTGGCCGTGGTGGACCGCGCCAGCTGA
- a CDS encoding geranylgeranyl reductase family protein: protein MNVLIVGAGPAGSTAAYYLAQAGIDVTVLEKTSFPREKVCGDGLTPRAVREIQKLGLPHPEADGWRRNKGLRLLAGGRSIELPWPEVSDFPQYGLIRTRLGFDEELARHAQSAGAVVLERHSVTEALRADDGRVTGVRAALLDEAGRKTGETRDFTADVVLAADGNSSRTAVSLGIGKRDDRPLGVAVRTYFTSPRHDDDWMEGWLELPGRDGKLLPGYGWVFGVGDGTSNVGLGILNSSKEFGKLDYKQVLREWTAGMPADWGFTPENQVGEIRGAALPMGFNRTPHYSPGLLLLGDAGGMVSPFNGEGISYAMESARFAAEFIIDGAARSASAGWGSGTEASRAADAHLARYADYVRDQWGSHFTLGRAFAALIGKPAVMKLALRTGMPIPILMRFVVRLLANLTDPAAKGIEDRVIRVLESLVPATSNQGRSGTDTPSPSGTNSAVSATEVRVNP from the coding sequence GTGAATGTACTGATCGTCGGAGCAGGTCCGGCCGGGTCCACTGCCGCTTACTACCTGGCGCAGGCCGGCATCGACGTCACGGTGCTGGAGAAGACCAGCTTCCCGCGGGAAAAAGTCTGCGGCGACGGGCTCACTCCCCGCGCCGTCCGCGAGATCCAAAAGCTTGGCCTGCCGCACCCCGAAGCGGACGGCTGGCGCCGCAACAAGGGCCTGCGCCTGCTGGCCGGCGGCCGCAGCATCGAACTTCCCTGGCCCGAGGTCTCCGACTTCCCGCAGTACGGGCTGATCCGCACCCGGCTCGGCTTCGACGAGGAGCTGGCCCGGCACGCCCAGTCCGCGGGCGCCGTCGTGCTGGAACGCCACAGCGTCACCGAAGCCCTGCGCGCCGACGACGGCCGCGTCACCGGCGTCCGAGCCGCCCTGCTCGACGAAGCCGGCCGCAAAACGGGGGAGACCCGCGACTTCACGGCCGACGTCGTCCTTGCCGCCGACGGAAACTCCAGCCGCACAGCCGTATCGCTGGGCATCGGGAAGCGCGATGACCGGCCGCTCGGCGTCGCCGTCCGCACGTATTTCACGAGCCCGCGGCACGACGACGACTGGATGGAAGGCTGGCTGGAGCTCCCCGGCCGCGACGGAAAGCTGCTGCCCGGCTACGGCTGGGTGTTCGGCGTCGGCGACGGCACGTCCAACGTGGGCCTGGGCATCCTGAACTCGTCCAAGGAATTCGGCAAGCTGGATTACAAGCAGGTCCTGCGCGAGTGGACCGCCGGCATGCCCGCGGACTGGGGATTCACTCCGGAAAACCAGGTGGGCGAGATCCGCGGCGCCGCGCTGCCGATGGGCTTCAACCGCACCCCGCACTACTCGCCGGGCCTGCTGCTGCTGGGCGACGCCGGCGGGATGGTCTCCCCGTTCAACGGCGAGGGCATCTCCTACGCCATGGAGTCGGCGCGTTTCGCGGCCGAGTTCATCATCGACGGCGCCGCCCGCTCCGCCTCGGCGGGCTGGGGATCCGGAACCGAAGCTTCCAGAGCCGCCGACGCGCACCTGGCGCGGTACGCGGACTACGTGCGGGACCAGTGGGGTTCGCACTTCACCCTGGGCCGGGCCTTCGCTGCGCTGATCGGCAAGCCGGCCGTGATGAAACTGGCCCTCCGGACGGGCATGCCCATCCCCATCCTGATGCGGTTCGTGGTGCGGCTGCTGGCCAACCTGACCGATCCCGCGGCCAAGGGCATCGAGGACCGCGTCATCCGCGTGCTGGAATCGCTGGTCCCGGCGACGTCCAACCAGGGCCGGTCCGGCACCGACACTCCTTCGCCCTCCGGCACCAACTCCGCGGTTTCCGCAACAGAAGTTAGGGTTAACCCGTGA